The genomic interval AAGTCTTCATAGGGATATGTCTCGGTTTTGTCGGGGGTAATGATAGTGAGTCCCGCGCCAAGCTCGAAGCTAAGCGTTAAACCCTCCGCTAGAATGTGGGTTCCGGTTGCGGTTTTAGGAGAAACATTTCCCGAAATAAGGTTATTAGCGATACTAGCCACAGCTCCATTTTCAAAGGTAAGGGTAGCACAGCTTACATCAAACACGTCATACTCCGGGTTCACCTTATGCAGCACACGGCGCGCTCCCGCTCCATATACCACATCAACTTCGCCAAGAAGATAGCGGAGCTGGTCTACATGATGTGTCACCATTTCCACCAGCATACCGCCTGATCTGGATTGATACGGGTACCATGGAACAGGTGGCAGCGTCGCCCAGCGCATAACAAGAGCCATGCCGATTGTCGTACCGTGAAGCAATTCCTTAGCCTTCTTCATAGCAGTCCAGTATCTCAGCTGATAGCCGACAGATGTTAAAAGTCCGCGTTCTTTAACCAAATCTCGAATACGGAGCGCTGTCGTCATGTCTCTCGCCACCGGTTTTTCTATGTAGAACGGGAGCCCCCTCTCGATCACCTCGCGCTCGATTTCCCCATGGGCATAAGGCGGGAGGCAAATATATACCGCATCCAAAGCCTCCTCCTGCAGCATAACTCTGTAATCCGTATATGCCTTTGCATTGAGTTCCTTAGCGCCACCCGTTTTGAGGCACTCCCCGGCGCTCTTTCGCACTGTTTCTCGAGTCTTCTCAATCTGTGCAGGATTAACATCGCAAAGCCCGACTATCTCTGTCTCCGGGATACGAACAAGGTGGCTCAAATGATAAGCTGCGATACCTCCAGAGCCTATGAATCCTATGCGTATAGACATGATAATGCCTCCCAGCCTATGAAATATAGCGACGTATTGCGCGAAGGTTTCTAAGAGCAGAGTCAATGGGATCTTTCATCGGTGACGTCTCCAAGACAATATAGCCATCATAATTGATAGAAGCCAACGCAGCGAAGATCTTATCAATCCATATCGGCCCATCATCAAGAAGATGCTCGCCGAATTGCTTTGCATGCACCTGGAAGATCTTCTGCCCAAGTAGAGAGATCATGGCGAGGGGATCATATCTTTGATATATTGCATTTACAAAATCGAAATATACACCAACTGCAGGCGAATTGATAGCCTCCATGAGTCTTTCGAACCTCTCCGCAGATTGAGTGTGCTCCGTGCCGACGCTTTCCATGCCAAGACGCACGCCCCTGGCCTCCGCGTCAGGCGTAACAGCCTTGAGGGCAGATACCCACCTTTCGAAAGCAACATCATAATCAAGGCCCCCAGGAGCATTAAGGGGGATAAGGATAACCCCTGCTCCCAGCTCACTAGCTGCGTCCACGGCCCCCTTGAGGACAGCTA from Bacillota bacterium carries:
- a CDS encoding Gfo/Idh/MocA family oxidoreductase, with the translated sequence MSIRIGFIGSGGIAAYHLSHLVRIPETEIVGLCDVNPAQIEKTRETVRKSAGECLKTGGAKELNAKAYTDYRVMLQEEALDAVYICLPPYAHGEIEREVIERGLPFYIEKPVARDMTTALRIRDLVKERGLLTSVGYQLRYWTAMKKAKELLHGTTIGMALVMRWATLPPVPWYPYQSRSGGMLVEMVTHHVDQLRYLLGEVDVVYGAGARRVLHKVNPEYDVFDVSCATLTFENGAVASIANNLISGNVSPKTATGTHILAEGLTLSFELGAGLTIITPDKTETYPYEDFGFAADEAFVTAICNDDASYIQSDYADACQTLAVTLAIEESERGGSPVKVDEFVARAEKKMR
- a CDS encoding sugar phosphate isomerase/epimerase; this translates as MKIGIMGELLGVPWDTIYEKAAELGFDGIELGIRAQEWHESPLSNIAGRQAILEKSRQSKVETCSLCLHGWGGAASSHSEGDRVQAVAVLKGAVDAASELGAGVILIPLNAPGGLDYDVAFERWVSALKAVTPDAEARGVRLGMESVGTEHTQSAERFERLMEAINSPAVGVYFDFVNAIYQRYDPLAMISLLGQKIFQVHAKQFGEHLLDDGPIWIDKIFAALASINYDGYIVLETSPMKDPIDSALRNLRAIRRYIS